One genomic segment of Salinigranum rubrum includes these proteins:
- the trpA gene encoding tryptophan synthase subunit alpha — MSGIAEAFADGPAFIPYLAAGDPDYESSIEYVEALARGGADIIELGLPFSEPIAEGPTIQQAIVRSLDNGMTPTRFFEFVDELDVDVPLVCMTYYNLIYQYGRSEARRASETASGEAASGTGDPGPRAFVERAAEVGIEGFVVPDLPAEEADDLRAACDEFGLDLVFIVAPTTRGDRLRHIMEQVSGYVYVQARLGVTGARDDVSNQTDESLARLDEWDVPKAVGFGIKTGEHAERVVRAGADGVIVGSALVDIVADGYENDTPTEETARRLEKKARELKEGALRGAETAQSTPQTERT, encoded by the coding sequence ATGTCGGGCATCGCCGAGGCGTTCGCCGACGGCCCCGCGTTCATCCCGTACCTCGCGGCGGGCGACCCCGACTACGAGTCCTCCATCGAGTACGTCGAGGCACTCGCGCGCGGCGGCGCGGACATCATCGAACTCGGCTTACCGTTCTCCGAACCCATCGCCGAAGGACCGACCATCCAGCAGGCCATCGTCCGGTCGCTGGACAACGGGATGACGCCCACGCGTTTCTTCGAGTTCGTCGACGAACTGGACGTCGACGTCCCGCTGGTGTGTATGACCTACTACAACCTCATCTACCAGTACGGGCGGAGCGAGGCACGACGCGCCTCGGAAACGGCGAGCGGTGAAGCCGCGAGCGGGACGGGCGACCCCGGACCGCGCGCGTTCGTCGAACGGGCCGCCGAAGTCGGCATCGAGGGGTTCGTCGTGCCCGACCTCCCGGCGGAGGAGGCCGACGACCTGCGCGCCGCGTGCGACGAGTTCGGCCTCGACCTCGTCTTCATCGTCGCGCCCACCACCAGAGGCGACAGACTGCGCCACATCATGGAGCAGGTGTCGGGCTACGTCTACGTCCAGGCGCGCCTCGGCGTGACCGGCGCGCGCGACGACGTCTCCAACCAGACCGACGAGTCGCTCGCGCGACTCGACGAGTGGGACGTCCCCAAGGCGGTCGGGTTCGGAATCAAGACCGGCGAGCACGCCGAACGGGTCGTTCGCGCCGGTGCCGACGGCGTCATCGTCGGTTCGGCGCTCGTCGACATCGTGGCGGACGGGTACGAGAACGACACGCCGACCGAGGAGACGGCCCGTCGCCTCGAAAAGAAGGCTCGCGAACTGAAAGAGGGCGCGCTCAGGGGCGCCGAAACCGCGCAATCGACACCGCAAACGGAACGCACATAA
- a CDS encoding 2-amino-3,7-dideoxy-D-threo-hept-6-ulosonate synthase translates to MDAGITARLDRISTGGNYLIVPMDHGITLGAIKGLKDIESTIDGITRGGADAVLTQKGIAPRVHPHKNGAGYIVHLNASTSVGPDSNDKRHTGTVKEAIRAGADAVSYHINVGSNYEPDQISELARITDVAGEYGVPVLAMSYARGANLEGEDPEHDAEYLGHAVRLAEELGAQVVKTAYSGDADSFRHVVESTRLPVVIAGGAKGTDRQTVQNVRGAMDGGAAGVSMGRSIFQHDDPEAITRAVSAIIHDDASADEALDVAGLSEEAGAEA, encoded by the coding sequence ATGGACGCCGGAATCACCGCACGACTCGACCGCATCTCGACAGGGGGGAACTACCTCATCGTCCCGATGGACCACGGCATCACGCTGGGTGCCATCAAGGGGCTGAAAGACATCGAATCGACCATCGACGGCATCACGCGCGGCGGCGCCGACGCCGTTCTGACGCAGAAGGGCATCGCCCCGCGGGTTCACCCGCACAAGAACGGGGCGGGCTACATCGTCCACCTCAACGCCTCGACCAGCGTCGGTCCGGACTCGAACGACAAACGGCACACGGGCACGGTAAAAGAGGCGATCCGCGCCGGCGCGGACGCCGTCTCCTACCACATCAACGTCGGCTCGAACTACGAACCGGACCAGATATCCGAACTCGCGCGCATCACCGACGTCGCGGGCGAGTACGGCGTCCCCGTCCTCGCGATGTCGTACGCCCGCGGCGCCAACCTCGAAGGCGAGGACCCCGAACACGACGCCGAGTATCTCGGCCACGCCGTCCGCCTCGCGGAGGAACTCGGCGCGCAGGTCGTCAAGACGGCCTACAGCGGCGACGCGGACTCCTTCCGTCACGTCGTCGAGTCCACTCGACTCCCGGTGGTCATCGCCGGCGGCGCGAAGGGGACCGACCGACAGACCGTCCAGAACGTCCGCGGGGCGATGGACGGCGGCGCCGCCGGCGTCTCGATGGGACGCTCCATCTTCCAGCACGACGACCCCGAGGCCATCACGCGCGCCGTCTCGGCCATCATCCACGACGACGCTTCCGCGGACGAGGCGCTCGACGTCGCCGGTCTCTCCGAAGAGGCCGGCGCCGAGGCCTAA
- a CDS encoding 3-dehydroquinate synthase II — protein MTRSVWLKADDSVGDWETRKRRITAGLEAGVDWVLVDEGDVDRVRDLGDVRVAAFRTDADVHVMDAESDDSVSSEADAYFVGKESEGDGTIDLPNDFSGSADLTALRRSDDRVQGAYVRILSKEYERFAEEAAHEADHTVVVGEDWTIIPLENLIARIGDETELIAGVTSAEEAKTAFETLEQGADSVLLDSDDPDEIRRTCEVRDAAEREHLDLQWAEVTAVERTGMADRVCVDTGSLMEHDEGMLVGSMSRGLFFVHAETAESPYVASRPFRVNAGAVHAYVRAPDGGTRYLAELQSGDEVQVVDSEGNTREAIVGRCKIEKRPMFRVQARVETGEGEDRIETLLQNAETIKVHTREGRKAVTDLEAGDEVLVYYEDTARHFGEAVEESIIEK, from the coding sequence ATGACACGGAGCGTCTGGCTCAAGGCCGACGACAGCGTCGGCGACTGGGAGACGAGGAAACGACGCATCACCGCCGGCCTGGAGGCCGGCGTCGACTGGGTGCTCGTCGACGAGGGCGACGTCGACCGCGTCCGCGACCTCGGTGACGTGAGGGTGGCCGCGTTCCGGACCGACGCGGACGTCCACGTGATGGACGCCGAGAGCGACGACAGCGTGTCCTCGGAAGCGGACGCGTACTTCGTCGGCAAGGAGTCAGAGGGCGACGGCACCATCGACCTCCCGAACGACTTCTCTGGGTCGGCGGACCTCACGGCGCTCCGCCGCAGCGACGACCGCGTACAGGGCGCGTACGTCCGCATCCTCTCGAAGGAGTACGAGCGCTTCGCCGAGGAGGCCGCCCACGAGGCCGACCACACCGTCGTCGTCGGCGAGGACTGGACCATCATCCCGCTGGAGAACCTCATCGCCCGCATCGGCGACGAGACCGAACTCATCGCGGGCGTGACGAGCGCCGAAGAGGCCAAGACGGCGTTCGAGACGCTCGAACAGGGTGCCGACTCGGTCCTCCTGGACTCGGACGACCCCGACGAGATCCGCCGGACGTGCGAAGTGCGCGACGCCGCCGAGCGCGAACACCTCGACCTCCAGTGGGCGGAGGTGACGGCCGTCGAGCGGACGGGGATGGCCGACCGCGTCTGCGTCGACACTGGCTCCCTCATGGAGCACGACGAGGGGATGCTCGTCGGGTCCATGAGCCGAGGACTGTTCTTCGTCCACGCCGAGACGGCCGAGTCGCCCTACGTCGCCTCCCGCCCCTTCCGGGTGAACGCCGGCGCGGTCCACGCGTACGTGCGCGCCCCCGATGGCGGGACACGCTACCTCGCCGAACTGCAGAGCGGCGACGAGGTGCAGGTCGTCGACAGCGAGGGCAACACGCGCGAGGCCATCGTCGGGCGCTGCAAGATCGAGAAGCGGCCGATGTTCCGCGTGCAGGCGCGGGTCGAGACCGGGGAGGGGGAGGACCGAATCGAGACGCTCTTGCAGAACGCCGAGACGATCAAGGTCCACACCCGCGAGGGGCGGAAGGCGGTGACCGACCTCGAAGCCGGCGACGAGGTGCTGGTGTACTACGAGGACACCGCGCGGCACTTCGGCGAGGCGGTCGAGGAGTCCATCATCGAGAAGTAA
- a CDS encoding zinc ribbon domain-containing protein, translating to MSNPRRRAFVAALVAVLGATIGIAGAGHAYLREWRRAIAWFTFVLGAELVLLSVFTDPATVVGSESSTPMTVSALTSAASALPSTVTGPLLVLLVLSTVDAYRLALAKGSVGENTGPSCPYCGQEVDPELDFCQWCTGRFETAPAEGETAEPRPATHDRGSRQ from the coding sequence ATGTCGAACCCACGCCGCCGCGCGTTCGTCGCGGCTCTCGTCGCAGTTCTCGGCGCGACAATCGGTATCGCCGGGGCCGGTCACGCGTACCTCCGCGAGTGGCGACGCGCGATCGCGTGGTTCACGTTCGTCCTCGGCGCCGAACTCGTGTTGCTCTCGGTGTTCACGGACCCCGCGACCGTCGTCGGTTCGGAGTCGTCGACGCCCATGACCGTCTCGGCGCTCACGTCGGCCGCCTCGGCGCTCCCCTCGACCGTCACGGGACCGCTTCTCGTCTTGCTCGTGTTGAGCACCGTCGACGCGTACCGCCTCGCGCTCGCGAAGGGCAGCGTGGGCGAGAACACGGGGCCGTCGTGTCCGTACTGCGGACAGGAGGTCGACCCCGAACTCGACTTCTGTCAGTGGTGTACCGGCCGGTTCGAGACGGCGCCCGCGGAGGGAGAGACGGCCGAACCGCGACCGGCGACCCACGACCGCGGGTCGCGTCAGTAG
- a CDS encoding DNA-methyltransferase — translation MRTEHVLRVGDSRASEMADESVDLVVTSPPYPMIEMWDEQFAALSPRVEEALDEGRGDDAFDGMHALLDAVWDEVERVLRPSGIACVNVGDATRSLGDEFQCFPNHARITRAFRERGFTSLPAVLWRKPTNRLTKFMGSGMLPTNAYVTLEHEHVLVFRKGPRRRFPPHDDARYESAFFWEERNRWFSDLWKLPGASQGRDGDGRDRAGSFPLALPLRLVRMYSTYGDRVYDPFVGTGTTTLAAMLAGRDSRGTELEADLLEEFDARLDDLPERSNQRLDARLDRHRAFVREREEPLEYDAVHYDFPVVTKQERHVRFYDVTGVETTDGASERRYVVSYEPR, via the coding sequence ATGCGGACCGAGCACGTCCTCCGTGTCGGGGACAGTCGGGCGTCCGAGATGGCCGACGAGAGCGTCGACCTCGTCGTCACCTCGCCGCCGTATCCGATGATCGAGATGTGGGACGAGCAGTTCGCCGCGCTCTCGCCCCGGGTAGAGGAAGCGCTCGACGAGGGGAGGGGGGACGACGCCTTCGACGGGATGCACGCGCTCTTGGATGCGGTGTGGGACGAGGTCGAACGCGTCCTGCGCCCGAGCGGCATCGCCTGTGTGAACGTCGGCGACGCCACCCGTTCGCTCGGAGACGAGTTCCAGTGTTTCCCCAACCACGCACGGATCACGCGGGCGTTCCGCGAGCGGGGCTTTACATCGCTCCCGGCGGTGCTGTGGCGGAAGCCGACCAACCGGCTGACGAAGTTCATGGGCTCGGGGATGCTCCCGACGAACGCGTACGTCACGCTCGAACACGAGCACGTGCTCGTCTTCCGGAAGGGGCCGCGCAGACGGTTCCCGCCGCACGACGACGCCCGGTACGAGAGCGCCTTCTTCTGGGAGGAGCGCAACCGCTGGTTCTCCGACCTCTGGAAACTCCCCGGGGCGTCCCAGGGGCGAGACGGCGACGGACGCGACCGGGCCGGGTCGTTCCCGCTCGCTCTCCCCCTTCGACTCGTTCGGATGTACTCGACGTACGGCGACCGCGTGTACGACCCGTTCGTCGGCACGGGGACGACGACGCTGGCGGCGATGCTCGCCGGCCGCGACTCCCGTGGGACGGAACTCGAAGCCGACCTGTTAGAGGAGTTCGACGCGCGGCTCGACGACCTGCCCGAGCGGTCGAATCAGCGGCTCGACGCACGCCTCGACCGCCACCGCGCGTTCGTCCGCGAGCGGGAGGAGCCACTGGAGTACGACGCCGTCCACTACGACTTTCCGGTCGTGACGAAGCAGGAACGACACGTCCGCTTCTACGACGTGACCGGCGTCGAGACCACGGACGGAGCGTCCGAAAGGCGATACGTCGTGTCGTACGAGCCGCGGTGA
- a CDS encoding transcription initiation factor IIB, translating to MSEKTYGRTRLRDAPRERDERTNETETTGDELTCPECSGNVVTDDEHGETVCSECGLVITADSVDRGPEWRAFDSREKDQKSRVGAPTTNTMHDKGLSTNIDWRDRDAYGNSLGARQRQKMQRLRKWNERFRTRDSKERNLKQALGEIDRMASALGLPDNVRETASVIYRRALGEDLLPGRSIEGVSTACTYAAARMAGVPRSLDEIAEVSRVEKSEVARTYRYVSRELSLEVKPADPEQYVPRFASELDLSDESKMRARQLLQNAKEQGVHSGKSPVGLAAAAVYAASLLTNEKTTQAAVSEVADISEVTIRNRYHELLEAEEQVGLA from the coding sequence ATGAGCGAGAAAACATACGGACGAACACGACTGCGAGACGCACCGCGCGAACGGGACGAACGAACGAACGAAACCGAAACCACCGGAGACGAACTGACCTGCCCCGAGTGTTCGGGCAACGTCGTCACCGACGACGAGCACGGCGAGACCGTCTGCTCGGAGTGTGGGCTCGTCATCACCGCCGACTCGGTGGACCGCGGCCCCGAGTGGCGCGCGTTCGACTCCCGCGAGAAGGACCAGAAGTCCCGCGTCGGTGCGCCGACGACGAACACGATGCACGACAAGGGGCTGTCGACGAACATCGACTGGCGCGACAGGGACGCGTACGGCAACTCGCTCGGTGCGCGCCAGCGCCAGAAGATGCAGCGCCTCCGCAAGTGGAACGAGCGCTTCCGCACCCGCGACTCGAAGGAGCGAAACCTCAAGCAGGCGCTCGGCGAAATCGACCGCATGGCCTCGGCGCTGGGCCTCCCGGACAACGTTCGGGAGACCGCGTCGGTCATCTACCGCCGCGCTCTGGGTGAAGACCTCCTTCCCGGGCGCTCCATCGAAGGCGTCTCCACCGCGTGCACGTACGCCGCCGCGCGAATGGCCGGCGTCCCCCGGTCGCTGGACGAGATTGCAGAGGTCTCCCGCGTCGAGAAGAGCGAAGTCGCCCGCACCTACCGCTACGTCTCCCGGGAACTCTCCCTCGAAGTGAAGCCCGCCGACCCCGAGCAGTACGTTCCGCGGTTCGCGAGCGAACTCGACCTCTCGGACGAGTCGAAGATGCGCGCCCGTCAGCTTCTGCAGAACGCGAAGGAACAGGGCGTCCACTCGGGGAAGTCCCCCGTAGGGCTGGCCGCGGCCGCGGTGTACGCCGCCTCCCTCCTCACCAACGAGAAGACGACGCAGGCCGCCGTCAGCGAGGTGGCCGACATCTCCGAGGTGACGATTCGGAACCGCTACCACGAACTGCTCGAAGCCGAAGAGCAGGTCGGCCTGGCCTGA
- a CDS encoding DUF84 family protein has product MRIAVGSGNPVKRDATARVFDAATVEVCVVDSGVSEQPFGHEETRRGAVTRARRALAVEDDGRYDLAVGIEGGVAAVEGGAATVEDGGETFGADTDPLAPDVEVVGDGLALVMWAAVTDGERLSCGGGPTLPLPDHVAARLRAGEELGPVMDDVLGADDVAKKQGAAGAFTNGRLTRTDALEAAVAAAAGPFLSDQY; this is encoded by the coding sequence ATGCGAATCGCGGTCGGCAGCGGGAATCCGGTGAAACGCGACGCGACTGCGCGGGTGTTCGACGCGGCGACGGTCGAGGTGTGCGTCGTCGACTCCGGCGTGAGCGAACAGCCGTTCGGACACGAGGAGACGCGCCGTGGCGCGGTTACGCGGGCGCGACGGGCGTTGGCGGTCGAAGACGACGGCCGCTACGACCTCGCCGTGGGCATCGAGGGGGGCGTGGCAGCGGTCGAGGGGGGCGCGGCGACTGTCGAGGACGGGGGAGAGACGTTCGGTGCCGACACCGACCCGCTCGCCCCCGACGTCGAAGTCGTCGGCGACGGCCTCGCGCTCGTCATGTGGGCGGCGGTCACCGACGGGGAGCGACTCTCGTGTGGCGGCGGGCCGACCCTTCCGCTCCCCGACCACGTCGCCGCCCGACTCCGCGCGGGCGAGGAACTGGGTCCCGTGATGGACGACGTGCTCGGGGCCGACGACGTGGCGAAGAAACAGGGTGCCGCCGGAGCGTTCACCAACGGACGACTGACACGGACCGACGCGCTCGAAGCCGCGGTGGCCGCGGCGGCCGGGCCGTTCCTGAGCGACCAGTACTAG
- a CDS encoding flippase-like domain-containing protein, giving the protein MGSAASVEVSVVLPAYNEEGSIEGTVEKTLQTLDSFLDGGYEVIVAEDGCDDRTPEIASRLAREDPRVRHVHSDERLGRGGALERAFSAADGEVLVYFDTDLATDLSHLEELVERVRSGEYDVATGSRWLPGRVADRPAKRGVPSQGYNALVRLFLRSGLRDHQCGFKAFSREAFEHLSTQVEDSHWFWDTEMLVRAQREGFRVAEFPVEWTPKGDTKVDLVRDVFGMGSQILRTWWQLSVQPRVTRRVTLTAGGFLTLLALVLMTQYIDFGAVVTEMQQADPALVVAGALVYVLSWPIRGLRYRDILAEQGYRASVGFLTGAVFISQTGNLVFPARAGDAVRAYVVKMRRGIPYPSGFASLAVERVFDLLTITLLAGVVLIGYTVTGQTAELARTVTGAEGAGRVAVGVATVVGLGAIVAVAAIVASARSGTNFVRRAVHRISTDSYAEYVADVVEQFVGDIQRVAGTRAGFGRIGLSSVCIWTLDVVTAVLVLRAFDPGMGLVTLVSVGFFAVSVGNLAKVLPLSPGGVGLYEGAFTLLVVGLTGVGYPLALGAAVLDHAVKNLVTVIGGVASMLALNVSLTTAVDQGPGDNDVEVDVVQDD; this is encoded by the coding sequence ATGGGGTCCGCGGCGTCGGTCGAGGTGAGCGTCGTCCTCCCGGCGTACAACGAGGAGGGCAGCATCGAAGGAACCGTCGAGAAGACGCTCCAGACGCTCGATAGCTTTCTCGACGGCGGGTACGAGGTTATCGTCGCCGAGGACGGCTGTGACGACCGAACGCCCGAAATTGCGAGTCGACTCGCCAGGGAAGACCCCCGAGTCCGACACGTCCACAGCGACGAGCGGTTGGGACGCGGCGGCGCGCTCGAACGCGCGTTCTCGGCCGCCGACGGCGAGGTGCTCGTCTACTTCGACACCGACCTCGCGACGGACCTGAGCCACCTCGAAGAACTCGTCGAACGGGTCCGCTCCGGCGAGTACGACGTCGCCACCGGGTCGCGGTGGCTCCCCGGACGCGTCGCGGACAGGCCCGCGAAACGGGGTGTCCCTTCGCAGGGGTACAACGCGCTCGTCCGCCTCTTCCTCCGTTCGGGCCTCAGGGACCACCAGTGTGGCTTCAAGGCCTTCTCGAGGGAGGCGTTCGAACACCTCTCGACGCAGGTCGAGGACAGTCACTGGTTCTGGGACACGGAGATGCTCGTCCGCGCCCAGCGCGAGGGGTTCCGCGTCGCGGAGTTCCCCGTCGAGTGGACGCCGAAGGGCGACACGAAGGTCGACCTCGTCCGCGACGTGTTCGGGATGGGTTCGCAGATCCTCCGCACGTGGTGGCAACTGTCGGTCCAACCGCGCGTCACCCGGCGCGTGACGCTCACCGCCGGCGGCTTCCTGACGCTCCTCGCGCTCGTCTTGATGACGCAGTACATCGACTTCGGGGCGGTCGTGACCGAGATGCAGCAGGCCGACCCGGCGCTCGTCGTCGCCGGCGCGCTCGTGTACGTCCTCTCGTGGCCGATTCGAGGGCTCCGGTACCGCGACATCCTCGCCGAACAGGGGTATCGGGCCAGCGTCGGCTTCCTGACCGGAGCGGTGTTCATCTCACAGACGGGGAACCTCGTCTTCCCCGCTCGGGCGGGAGACGCCGTCCGGGCGTACGTCGTCAAGATGCGTCGGGGCATCCCGTACCCGTCGGGCTTCGCCTCCCTCGCAGTCGAGCGGGTGTTCGACCTCCTGACCATCACGCTCCTCGCGGGGGTCGTCCTCATCGGCTACACGGTGACGGGCCAGACCGCAGAGTTGGCCCGGACCGTGACGGGCGCGGAAGGGGCTGGACGCGTCGCCGTCGGCGTCGCCACGGTCGTCGGCCTCGGTGCCATCGTCGCCGTCGCCGCCATCGTCGCCTCGGCGCGGTCGGGGACGAACTTCGTCCGCCGAGCCGTCCATCGGATCTCGACCGACTCGTACGCCGAGTACGTCGCCGACGTGGTCGAGCAGTTCGTGGGCGACATCCAGCGCGTCGCCGGCACGCGCGCGGGGTTCGGCCGAATCGGCCTCTCCAGCGTCTGCATCTGGACGCTCGACGTCGTCACCGCCGTGTTGGTTCTCAGGGCGTTCGACCCCGGGATGGGGCTCGTGACGCTCGTCTCCGTCGGTTTCTTCGCCGTCAGCGTCGGCAACCTCGCCAAAGTCCTCCCGCTTTCGCCGGGCGGGGTCGGCCTCTACGAGGGCGCGTTCACCCTCCTCGTGGTCGGTCTCACCGGCGTCGGCTACCCGCTCGCGCTCGGTGCCGCCGTGTTGGACCACGCGGTCAAGAACCTCGTCACCGTCATCGGCGGCGTCGCGTCGATGCTCGCGCTCAACGTCTCGTTGACGACCGCCGTCGACCAGGGACCGGGCGATAACGACGTCGAGGTCGACGTGGTGCAAGACGACTGA
- a CDS encoding DUF7123 family protein codes for MSTTQAATDLSTKQQRILQYLRTNAADQTYFKSRLIAKDLGLSAKEVGANMRAILDGDFDVTVEKWGYSSGTTWKVTR; via the coding sequence ATGAGCACGACCCAGGCCGCGACCGACCTTTCGACGAAACAGCAGCGCATCCTCCAGTACCTCCGGACCAACGCCGCCGACCAGACCTACTTCAAGTCCCGACTCATCGCGAAGGACCTCGGCCTCTCGGCGAAGGAAGTCGGCGCGAACATGCGGGCCATCCTCGACGGCGACTTCGACGTCACCGTCGAGAAGTGGGGGTACTCCTCGGGGACGACGTGGAAGGTCACGCGGTAA
- a CDS encoding winged helix-turn-helix transcriptional regulator translates to MTDQPSVDEEKRATLRRFAALGTATPLVGLGSRNDADAGTSETRTAIRGYLATTPGAHFSKVRDDLKLGTGETQHHLRLLVDAGAVETRKDGDYRRYFAAGQFSDFEQVALGYLRRETARGVLLALLRDPTATGSDIASALGVSRATVSTTAKELDAAGVLSRADGYAVRNPETVLTLLVRFADSFDEDAVAFAGEAADFIRFEPRD, encoded by the coding sequence ATGACCGACCAACCGAGCGTCGACGAGGAGAAGCGGGCGACGCTCCGCCGCTTCGCCGCGCTCGGAACGGCGACGCCGTTGGTCGGCCTCGGGAGCCGGAACGACGCGGACGCCGGGACGAGCGAGACGCGTACGGCCATCCGCGGTTACCTCGCGACGACGCCCGGCGCGCACTTCTCGAAGGTCCGCGACGACCTCAAACTCGGCACGGGCGAGACCCAGCACCACCTCCGTCTGCTGGTCGACGCCGGTGCCGTCGAGACACGGAAGGACGGCGACTACCGGCGCTACTTCGCCGCCGGGCAGTTCTCCGACTTCGAGCAGGTCGCGCTGGGCTACCTCCGGCGGGAGACCGCCCGTGGCGTGTTGCTCGCGCTCCTCCGCGACCCGACCGCGACGGGCAGCGACATCGCCTCGGCGCTCGGCGTCTCCCGGGCGACGGTCAGCACGACGGCGAAGGAACTCGACGCCGCGGGCGTGCTCTCGCGCGCCGACGGCTACGCGGTCCGGAACCCCGAGACGGTGCTCACGCTCTTGGTCCGGTTCGCGGACTCGTTCGACGAGGACGCCGTCGCGTTCGCCGGCGAGGCCGCCGACTTCATCCGGTTCGAGCCGCGAGACTGA
- a CDS encoding SPFH domain-containing protein gives MAFEALTLVPLQLGLGLGVAAIGVLVLILAIATVWSMVEIVDAYEKKALTVFGEYRKLLEPGINFIPPFVSRTYAFDMRTQTLDVPRQEAITRDNSPVTADAVVYIKVMDARKAFLEVDDYKKAVSNLAQTTLRAVLGDMELDDTLNKRQEINARIRKELDEPTDEWGVRVESVEVREVNPSPDVQQAMEQQTSAERRRRAMILEAQGERRSAVETAEGEKQSNIIRAQGKKQSQILEAQGDAISTVLRAKSAESMGERAIIDKGMETLEKIGQGESTTFVLPQELSSLLGRYGKQLTNSDVQEQAGLNSLDFDEETRQMLGLDDIDEILGQIDEAAEMDVEQMEKEAEAIKAGNVDADIKSADEVVAEADEQSAMTEEEEAITEVDTDGGDATADDSEAEMEFETDVEDR, from the coding sequence ATGGCCTTCGAAGCACTCACACTGGTCCCCCTCCAACTGGGATTAGGGCTCGGCGTCGCCGCCATCGGCGTTCTCGTCCTGATCCTCGCCATCGCAACGGTGTGGTCGATGGTCGAAATCGTCGACGCGTACGAGAAAAAGGCGCTGACGGTGTTCGGCGAGTACCGCAAACTCCTCGAACCGGGCATCAACTTCATCCCGCCGTTCGTCTCGCGGACGTACGCGTTCGACATGCGGACGCAGACGCTCGACGTGCCCAGACAGGAAGCCATCACGCGCGACAACTCGCCCGTCACCGCCGACGCCGTCGTCTACATCAAGGTGATGGACGCGCGGAAGGCGTTCCTCGAAGTCGACGACTACAAGAAGGCCGTCTCGAACCTCGCCCAGACCACCCTTCGCGCCGTCCTCGGCGACATGGAACTGGACGACACGCTCAACAAGCGCCAGGAGATCAACGCGAGGATACGGAAAGAACTGGACGAACCCACCGACGAGTGGGGCGTCCGGGTCGAGTCGGTCGAGGTCCGCGAGGTGAACCCGAGCCCCGACGTCCAGCAGGCGATGGAGCAGCAGACCTCCGCCGAGCGCCGTCGCCGCGCGATGATCCTCGAAGCGCAGGGTGAACGCCGCTCCGCCGTCGAGACCGCCGAGGGTGAGAAGCAGTCGAACATCATCCGCGCCCAGGGGAAGAAGCAGTCGCAGATCCTCGAAGCACAGGGTGACGCCATCTCGACCGTCCTCCGCGCCAAATCGGCCGAATCGATGGGCGAGCGCGCCATCATCGACAAGGGGATGGAGACGTTGGAGAAGATCGGTCAGGGCGAGTCGACGACGTTCGTCCTCCCGCAGGAACTCAGTTCGCTCCTCGGCCGGTACGGCAAGCAGTTGACGAACAGCGACGTGCAGGAACAGGCGGGTCTCAACAGCCTCGACTTCGACGAGGAGACGAGACAGATGCTCGGCCTCGACGACATCGACGAGATCCTCGGCCAGATCGACGAGGCCGCCGAGATGGACGTCGAGCAGATGGAGAAGGAAGCCGAGGCCATCAAGGCCGGCAACGTCGACGCCGACATCAAGAGCGCCGACGAGGTGGTCGCCGAGGCCGACGAGCAGTCGGCGATGACCGAGGAGGAAGAAGCCATCACCGAGGTCGACACCGACGGCGGCGACGCGACGGCGGACGACAGCGAGGCGGAGATGGAGTTCGAGACGGACGTCGAAGACCGCTGA